The Oscillatoria sp. FACHB-1407 genome includes a window with the following:
- a CDS encoding MATE family efflux transporter: MTVIQMQKNNFLVEVREFFKLAVPLASAQVAQSATGFADTVMMGRMGADVLAAGGLAAITFLCIMMTASGVAMGVSPLIAEAFGAGQKTRVEQIARQGLWLSVLVAIPTMLFTGHLDILLSRIGQTETTVQLANTYLDIMLWGLFPVVGFAALRATVSALSQARPIMLIVISGTAFNIVWNYILGFGKFGFPKMGIAGLALASVITLWGMFLALAVYILTNKNLKHYRIFQELHRIRPGILKELIWIGVPIGLFSGLEAGFFMVITFGMGLLGTEVLAAHQIVLQTITVVFMVPLGISYATTVRVGQWLGRRDRTGIQQAALVSMSVTTIFMIGVSSTFLFFPKFIISLYIDTTNPVNANIVAIALPLLIIAAIAQVLDGFQKAVYGSLQGLQDTQIPMLLNVLGYWGIGLSVGYVLGFQLQMGGVGLWIGQSVAIAVVAGLFIWRFWRLIKHQKLAQKT; encoded by the coding sequence ATGACAGTTATACAGATGCAGAAGAACAATTTTTTAGTTGAAGTACGGGAGTTTTTTAAGTTGGCGGTTCCCCTTGCCAGTGCCCAGGTTGCTCAATCTGCAACAGGTTTTGCTGATACGGTGATGATGGGAAGAATGGGAGCCGATGTGTTAGCGGCGGGAGGACTGGCAGCTATTACATTTCTCTGTATCATGATGACTGCGAGTGGCGTTGCCATGGGAGTCAGTCCACTGATTGCTGAAGCATTTGGGGCAGGGCAAAAGACGCGAGTTGAGCAGATTGCTCGTCAGGGATTGTGGTTGTCGGTATTGGTAGCGATTCCAACGATGCTGTTCACCGGACATTTAGATATCCTATTGAGCCGCATAGGACAAACTGAAACCACGGTTCAGCTTGCGAACACCTACCTGGATATTATGCTGTGGGGGCTGTTTCCAGTGGTTGGCTTTGCAGCACTGCGGGCAACCGTTTCGGCCCTATCTCAAGCGCGTCCAATCATGCTCATTGTCATCTCAGGAACCGCTTTCAATATTGTTTGGAATTACATTCTTGGCTTTGGTAAATTTGGCTTCCCTAAGATGGGAATTGCAGGATTAGCGTTAGCCAGCGTAATTACGCTATGGGGAATGTTTCTAGCTTTAGCGGTGTATATTCTCACTAACAAGAACTTAAAACACTATCGCATTTTTCAGGAACTGCACCGGATCAGACCCGGCATTTTGAAGGAATTAATCTGGATCGGTGTGCCGATCGGATTGTTTTCTGGTCTTGAAGCTGGATTTTTTATGGTGATTACGTTCGGTATGGGACTGTTAGGCACTGAAGTGTTAGCTGCTCATCAGATTGTGCTGCAAACGATTACGGTTGTGTTCATGGTTCCTTTAGGGATCTCTTATGCCACAACCGTCCGAGTCGGGCAGTGGTTGGGACGACGCGATCGCACAGGTATTCAACAAGCCGCATTGGTCAGCATGAGCGTCACTACAATCTTTATGATCGGTGTGTCGAGTACATTTCTCTTCTTTCCCAAATTCATTATTAGTCTTTACATCGACACTACTAATCCGGTAAATGCAAATATTGTTGCAATCGCACTTCCGCTATTAATTATCGCGGCGATCGCTCAAGTTCTCGATGGCTTTCAAAAAGCAGTTTATGGATCTCTCCAGGGATTGCAAGATACTCAAATTCCAATGTTGCTGAATGTGTTGGGATATTGGGGAATTGGTCTGTCAGTAGGCTATGTGTTGGGCTTTCAGTTGCAGATGGGAGGTGTCGGCTTGTGGATTGGGCAATCGGTGGCGATCGCTGTTGTTGCAGGGCTGTTTATCTGGCGATTTTGGCGATTGATTAAACATCAAAAGCTTGCCCAGAAAACTTGA